A region of the Candidatus Woesearchaeota archaeon genome:
ATGCTTTGGAATTAAACGTTTATTACCTGGGTACAAAGCAATCATAGCCCCAGCAGACAGAGAAGCCCCGATGAACAGAGAATGAAATCAGAAGTGTTCAATAAAGGAGCAGAGTACTACTTCACAGGCCAAGTGAAGATAACCAGCGCCAGGGAAACAGAAAACAAAACAGTAATCTGGTTCAAAGTCAAAGAATACGATGTCCGCCTGGAACTCTCCAGAACCACAACCCTGGCCCTGGACAAAAACTTCACTTGCACCTGCAAGGCAGGAAGCATCCCCAGCAAACAAGTCATAACAGGAAGGGCCTGGCCCCTCTGCAGCCACATCGTAGCCGCAATCATATACCTGGGAATGAAACAATATTGGAGGAAAAAAAGATGGCAGACAACCTTAAATGCCCGCATTGTGGAAGCGACAAAGTCACGCAAGAATTCGGGTACGAAACAATATACCGATGCCACACCTGCAGAGCAGTAGGCAACAAAGAAGAATTCCAAAAGGAGAACTGAAAAAGTGCAATTCCAAGAAACAAGCCAGGAGAACACACAATGACCGACGAAACAATCTTTTTTTTAAGAGTGGACGAAGTGCCTCCAAGCACAAACACAATATACCGCACCACTGGAAAGAACGGCAGAACCAGGACCTACACCACCCGAAGCGCAAAAGAGTTCAAGCAACGCCTCAACCACGCTGCCAAAAACCAAATCAAAACACCCACCTCAAAACCCCTCACGGTAGTGGTCCTCCTGTCGTTCCCAGACAGGCGCAAAAGGGACCTGGACAACTACGCAAAAACAATCCTGGACGCCCTGAACGGAACAGTATGGAAAGACGACAGCCAAATCCAAAAACTCATCATCGAGAAAAGACACACGCCAGGAAACAGAAGCACCAGCGTAATCGTCATCCAGAGGAATGAGGAAATATGACCTTTTTCGTCATCCAATGCCCAAATTGCGGAAACTACCAGGCCCAGGAAAGCAACAAACAAATCCACCT
Encoded here:
- a CDS encoding RusA family crossover junction endodeoxyribonuclease, with product MTDETIFFLRVDEVPPSTNTIYRTTGKNGRTRTYTTRSAKEFKQRLNHAAKNQIKTPTSKPLTVVVLLSFPDRRKRDLDNYAKTILDALNGTVWKDDSQIQKLIIEKRHTPGNRSTSVIVIQRNEEI